Genomic segment of Mycolicibacterium sarraceniae:
AAACTTTCACCAACAACCCGAAACTTTCACCAACAACAGTGCGCTACAACCCGACCTGTTCCAGGGCGTCGTCGAACTCCTCGAGCGCCACCTTCTCGCCCTTGCCCGCGGCGATCGCCCGCTGGTAGACGGCGACGGCCTCGTCGCCGACGACCGCGAATCTGGTGTCCCACGCCGTGGAGTCGAATCGCCAGTATCCGTTGATGTCGTACTGGTCGATGGTCCAGCCCCGGCCGCGCACGTATTTGCGGACCGCACGCGATGCGGCGGCTTCACCGGCGAACCAGCAATACCCGGGTTCTGGCAGGTCGGCCTCTCGAAGGAGGTCTGGGAGCCGGCTCGGCGTGGCCCCGTTGCCGGTGCCGAGGCTGGGGACGACGGTGACGCCGGGACCAGCGGGGAGGTAGTCCAGGTCGTGGTGGTCGGCAGCCTCGATGATGACGGTGGTCGCGACGGCTGGTGGTGTTTCCTCGACGATGCGGGCGGTGGCCGGCAGTCCGGCGAGATCGGTGACGAGCAGCTGCCGTGTGATCCCGGACGGCCGCCGGTACCAGGCCCGAGCGTGGTCGAGCCCGACTCGATCCCCGGCGGTCGCGGTCTGCGCCCAGGCGCTGCCCCGGCCGCCGGTGTGCAGCACGATGTCGAGATCGATCCGGTCACCGGTGTGACGGCGCACGGAGTAGGTGCGGCCCGCATCGGGTGTTGTGGGGTCGAAAAAGACGCCGACGGCGCAGTCGTCGCCCGCCGGGATGGCCAGTGTCTCGGGGTCATCGATGTGCAGGCTTATCCGGCGCAGCCGCGGACTCAACGGGAGCGTCTCGACGACGGACGCGGGCGAGAAGCTCATCAGACCGCACCGGCCGCGCCGAGTGTGATGGCGGTGAGGGTGGCGACGAGGGTCTGTTCGTCGGTCTCGATATCACCGTGCAGCCATGCGCTGATGAGCTCGGTGGCTGCGGTGACCATTGCTCTGGTCGCGAGCAGGCGGTCCACCGCCGGCTTCGGTCGCCCGTCGAACGGCATTGCTTCGGCGGCGATGCGCTCGGTGAACTCACTGATTTCGCGTTGTTGGACCTGGCGCAGCCGCGGGAACCCGGGCGACTCCATGTAAAGGCGCGCGTCGGCCGCACTGGCGACCAGCGTGCGGACCACCGTCCGCAGCACGCCATGGGCCCGCTGCGGCAGGGGCGCCGTCGACAGCACCGCTTCCATCGCCTCCTTGAGGCGGGAGTACAGCTCGTCGGCGCAGGCGTCGAGCAGATCGTCCTTGGTGGCGAACTCGATGTAGAAGTACCGCTTGCTCAGCTTCGCCCGCTGGCACACCAGATCGACGGTGAGTGGTGCCACACCGAACTCGGCGATCAGTTCGCGCGCGGCGTCGAGCAGGCGTCCGCGACGCTCTTGGGAGCGTTGTTGAGAGCTCAGCCCGCCGTAGGTGCGTCCCTGGACAGTCATGACGACATCTTGACCCATGTGTGATGTACACCATAATCTAGAACGAACTCGTTCCAGATCTCGAGGAGTGACCGATGACCGCACGGATCATGGATGACGCGGGACGCGTTCTGGCCGCCCCGCAGTCGTATGCCGATGAAGCGCAGTTGCATACGGCGCTCGCCCATTTGCGCGCGCACGCCCCGGTGTCCTGGGTCGACGTCGAGGGTTATCGGCCGTTCTGGGCGATCACCAGGCACGCCGATGTCATGGACATCGAACGGCAGAATGATCTGTTCACCAACGATCCAAGGCCGATACTCGTGGTGGCCGATCTCGACGAGAAGTTGCGTGCGGATCGGGAAGCCGGGATCGGCTTGAGCACGCTGATCCACATGGACGATCCGCACCACCGCGACATGCGTAAGATCGGAGCGGATTGGTTTCGTCCGAAAGCCATGCGCGCCTTAAAGTCTCGGTGTGACGAGCTCGCCAAGGTGTACGTCGACCAGATGGTACAACGCGGGCCCGAACTGGACTTTTCCCAAGAGATCGCGGTCAACTATCCGCTGTATGTGATCCTGTCCCTGCTGGGTCTGCCTGAGTCCGACTTCCCCCGCATGCTCAAGCTCACCCAGGAACTGTTCGGTGGCGACGACACCGAGCTGCAGCGCGGCGAATCCAGCGATGCGATGATCGCGGTGCTGTTGGATTTCTTCGCCTACTTCTCCGCATTGACGGCCTCGCGCCGCGAGCGCCCGACCGAGGACCTGACGTCGGCGATCGCCAACGCCACCATCGACGGCCAGCCGCTGTCCGATATGGACACCGCGTCCTACTACGTGATCGTCGCCAGCGCCGGCCACGACACCACGAGCGCCGGAATCGCGGGCGGTCTGCTCGAATTGGTGCGTCACCCCGGTGAACTACAGCGGCTGAAGAATGACCCCGGTTTGATGGGCACGGCGGTCGAAGAGATGATCCGCTGCACGACACCGGTCAAGGAGTTCATGCGCACCGCCCACGCCGACACCGAAGTCCGCGGCGTCCCGATCGCCAAGGGTGAGTCGGTTCTGCTGTCCTATGTCTCGGCCAATCGCGACGAAGAAGTCTTCTCCGACCCGATGCGCTTCGACGTCGGCCGCGACCCCAACAAGCACCTATCCTTCGGCTACGGCGTGCACTTCTGCCTGGGCGCAGCATTGGCCCGAATGGAAATGCACAGCTTCTTCTCCGAACTCATTCCCCGCATCAACTCCATTGAGCTCGCCGGCGAGCCAGAGTTGTCGGCCACCACTTTCGTCGGCGGCATCAAACACCTGCCGATCCGATACTCGCTGACGTAGCGCCACGCTCGGTCGATTACCCGCGGCAAGGGACTCCAACGGCAATAATGCCGTTGAGTCAGTCGGAAGAGGGGAACTGCGGACCATGAGAATGCTCGTAGCGGCGCCGGACCCCTGCTGCTGAGCGGCTCCGGTGAGGCCCGCCTGGACGCGGGCCAGCTCGCGGCGTTCGCCGCGATAGTCGAGCTCGGCAGCTTCGAGGCCGCCGCCGACCGATTGCATGTCACGGCGTCGGCGGTGAGCCAACGTGTCAAGGCTCTGGAGAAGCACGTGGGCCAGGTGCTGCTGGTTCGCGGAAAGCCTTGCCTGCCAACCGCAGCCGGGAAGCCGCTGCTTCGGCTGGCTGCTCAAACCGCAATGCTGGAGGCGGAGGCCATCGCCGAGATGGCCGGTGGTGATTCGGCGCCGAGACCGCGGATTGCACTGGCGGTCAACGCGGATTCGATGGGCGCGTGGTTTGTCGGAGTGTTCTTGGAGTTGCCCGATGTGGTGTTCGACATCCGTATCGAGGATCAGGACCACTCTGCTCAGCTGTTGCGTGAGGGCGTGGTGATGGGCGCGGTCACTACCGAGCGCACGCCGGTGCCGGGCTGTCGGGTGCATCCGCTGGGAGTGATGCGGTATCTGCCGGTGGCCAGCAGCGGCTATGTGAAACGCCATCTACCCAACGGTTTCACCGCTGATGCGGTAGCGCAGGCCCCGTCACTGGCGTGGAATCGCGCCGATGCCCTTCAGGACATGCTGGTGCGCAACGTATTTCGTCGATCGATCGACCGGCCTGTTCATTACGTGCCGACGGCGGAGGGCTTCGGTGCCGCGGTGCGAGCGGGATTGGGCTGGGGGATGTATCCCGAACAGCTGGCCGCGCCGGCTCTGTCCGACGGCTCTTTCGTCCAGGTCAGCGACGTGCACCTGGACGTTCCCCTGTTCTGGCAGTGCTGGAAGCTCGACAGCTCGCTCATGGCCACCCTCACCGCCACCG
This window contains:
- a CDS encoding cytochrome P450 yields the protein MTARIMDDAGRVLAAPQSYADEAQLHTALAHLRAHAPVSWVDVEGYRPFWAITRHADVMDIERQNDLFTNDPRPILVVADLDEKLRADREAGIGLSTLIHMDDPHHRDMRKIGADWFRPKAMRALKSRCDELAKVYVDQMVQRGPELDFSQEIAVNYPLYVILSLLGLPESDFPRMLKLTQELFGGDDTELQRGESSDAMIAVLLDFFAYFSALTASRRERPTEDLTSAIANATIDGQPLSDMDTASYYVIVASAGHDTTSAGIAGGLLELVRHPGELQRLKNDPGLMGTAVEEMIRCTTPVKEFMRTAHADTEVRGVPIAKGESVLLSYVSANRDEEVFSDPMRFDVGRDPNKHLSFGYGVHFCLGAALARMEMHSFFSELIPRINSIELAGEPELSATTFVGGIKHLPIRYSLT
- a CDS encoding LysR family transcriptional regulator ArgP; this translates as MSGSGEARLDAGQLAAFAAIVELGSFEAAADRLHVTASAVSQRVKALEKHVGQVLLVRGKPCLPTAAGKPLLRLAAQTAMLEAEAIAEMAGGDSAPRPRIALAVNADSMGAWFVGVFLELPDVVFDIRIEDQDHSAQLLREGVVMGAVTTERTPVPGCRVHPLGVMRYLPVASSGYVKRHLPNGFTADAVAQAPSLAWNRADALQDMLVRNVFRRSIDRPVHYVPTAEGFGAAVRAGLGWGMYPEQLAAPALSDGSFVQVSDVHLDVPLFWQCWKLDSSLMATLTATVRSAAEVLRQRR
- a CDS encoding TetR/AcrR family transcriptional regulator encodes the protein MTVQGRTYGGLSSQQRSQERRGRLLDAARELIAEFGVAPLTVDLVCQRAKLSKRYFYIEFATKDDLLDACADELYSRLKEAMEAVLSTAPLPQRAHGVLRTVVRTLVASAADARLYMESPGFPRLRQVQQREISEFTERIAAEAMPFDGRPKPAVDRLLATRAMVTAATELISAWLHGDIETDEQTLVATLTAITLGAAGAV
- a CDS encoding siderophore-interacting protein; translation: MSFSPASVVETLPLSPRLRRISLHIDDPETLAIPAGDDCAVGVFFDPTTPDAGRTYSVRRHTGDRIDLDIVLHTGGRGSAWAQTATAGDRVGLDHARAWYRRPSGITRQLLVTDLAGLPATARIVEETPPAVATTVIIEAADHHDLDYLPAGPGVTVVPSLGTGNGATPSRLPDLLREADLPEPGYCWFAGEAAASRAVRKYVRGRGWTIDQYDINGYWRFDSTAWDTRFAVVGDEAVAVYQRAIAAGKGEKVALEEFDDALEQVGL